A single Pseudalkalibacillus hwajinpoensis DNA region contains:
- a CDS encoding glycosyltransferase family 2 protein, which yields MVGIIIFYFILFLISSVQLRKEYKLDQFEPYEELAQSSFTRPVSILVPAYNEEAGIVPSVRSLLSINYPEYEVVVINDGSKDKTLESVIESFEMVKVEKVIRKQIKSSEIISVYQSTIYENLYAIDKVNGGKADALNAGINVAHYPYFCSLDGDSIIERDAFAKVMKPIIDSKEEIVAVGGSVRIANGCSIERGEVMKVALSKSPLVVMQVIEYFRAFLMGRIGLSKHNLLLIISGAFGVFHRESVVKVNGYRTDTVGEDMDLVVRLHKLIKEEKSGKRIVYVPDPVCWTEAPESSKILRRQRSRWHRGLFESLWHNKKMLGNPKYGLVGTVSMPYFLIVEFLGPVIELLGYIIMVISPFVGGIYTSFAVLLFLLAVIYGSLLSMSAVLLEEWSLRRYTRVQDLVRLYFYSLSEAFWFRPLTVFWRVEGIIQLIRGNTSWGEMSRKGVSK from the coding sequence ATGGTTGGAATTATCATTTTCTATTTCATCCTTTTTCTGATTTCTTCTGTTCAACTTCGCAAAGAATATAAGCTCGATCAATTTGAGCCATATGAGGAATTAGCTCAATCCTCCTTTACGAGACCTGTATCTATTCTTGTTCCTGCTTACAACGAGGAAGCCGGAATTGTGCCAAGCGTTCGTTCACTCCTTAGTATCAATTATCCTGAGTACGAAGTGGTTGTGATTAATGATGGGTCTAAAGATAAAACATTAGAATCTGTTATTGAATCATTTGAAATGGTAAAGGTTGAGAAAGTGATTCGTAAACAGATTAAATCTAGTGAAATTATTTCTGTCTACCAATCCACTATTTATGAAAACCTATACGCAATTGACAAAGTGAATGGCGGAAAGGCAGATGCTCTCAATGCCGGGATAAACGTTGCTCATTATCCATACTTCTGCTCTCTGGATGGCGATTCTATTATTGAACGAGATGCTTTTGCTAAAGTAATGAAACCGATTATTGATTCTAAAGAAGAAATTGTAGCAGTAGGAGGGAGCGTAAGAATCGCTAACGGTTGTTCAATTGAACGTGGAGAAGTCATGAAGGTTGCCCTTTCTAAAAGTCCTCTCGTTGTCATGCAGGTTATTGAGTACTTCCGCGCGTTCCTTATGGGGAGGATTGGCCTTTCAAAACATAATCTCTTATTAATTATCTCTGGAGCGTTTGGCGTCTTTCATCGTGAGAGCGTTGTAAAGGTAAACGGCTATCGAACGGACACCGTTGGAGAAGATATGGACCTAGTAGTCAGGCTTCATAAATTAATCAAAGAAGAGAAATCAGGGAAGAGAATTGTTTATGTTCCTGATCCTGTTTGCTGGACTGAAGCACCGGAATCTTCGAAGATTTTAAGGAGGCAAAGGAGTAGATGGCATAGAGGTCTTTTTGAGAGTCTTTGGCATAACAAGAAAATGCTAGGGAACCCTAAGTACGGTCTTGTTGGTACTGTTTCAATGCCATATTTCTTAATTGTCGAATTTCTAGGTCCTGTCATTGAATTACTTGGTTATATTATTATGGTTATTTCACCATTTGTTGGTGGTATTTATACTTCATTTGCTGTACTTCTGTTCTTGCTCGCAGTCATTTATGGTTCTCTCTTATCGATGAGTGCAGTGCTACTAGAAGAATGGAGCTTAAGACGATATACAAGAGTACAAGATTTAGTACGGTTGTATTTCTATTCTCTTTCTGAAGCGTTCTGGTTTCGGCCATTGACCGTGTTTTGGAGAGTCGAAGGTATTATTCAGCTGATTCGTGGAAACACAAGCTGGGGTGAAA
- a CDS encoding HEAT repeat domain-containing protein, with translation MSAVFIIFQVFIILFIALTALFLFLVGQKVRSNRFEQKKGNWKVYYLEHITPYIQGHGELQLPKEPYMIEAFEDVLTRYYSLMKGDNDTSRRIEELAETTLEDYYKKRLLHNRWSIRMNTLHRIEKFRMISLVEQCVGLYKEKRTSELESIQVLRILGNLQDERIYTILLSEEKEYPNFYYLDLFGRLDEDLLDRFIGTIEEFPQWIQLSLIEAMGDSGEYKYLPAIESFIDSKDTEFRIRALKSLVKYGYVTNANKIKPSLHASSWQERMMAARLVKPLKDSRFLDDLLILLTDENWWVRTTAAESIIVQQNGQAILEDVAATHVDRFARDAAKEWLLRKGRNSVYR, from the coding sequence ATGAGTGCAGTTTTTATTATTTTTCAAGTGTTTATTATTCTTTTTATTGCTTTAACGGCTTTATTTCTCTTCCTTGTAGGTCAAAAAGTTCGATCTAACCGTTTCGAACAGAAAAAAGGAAATTGGAAAGTTTACTACTTAGAGCACATTACCCCGTATATTCAAGGCCACGGAGAACTCCAGTTACCGAAGGAACCTTATATGATTGAAGCTTTTGAGGATGTTCTGACCCGCTACTATTCTCTAATGAAAGGGGATAACGATACCTCACGCAGAATTGAAGAACTTGCTGAGACAACCCTTGAAGATTATTACAAGAAAAGATTACTTCATAACCGATGGAGTATACGTATGAATACCCTCCATCGGATTGAGAAGTTTCGTATGATTTCGCTAGTTGAGCAATGTGTCGGTCTTTATAAAGAAAAACGCACGAGTGAACTGGAGTCTATTCAGGTATTACGTATACTTGGGAACCTACAGGATGAACGCATCTATACGATTCTATTAAGTGAGGAAAAAGAATATCCTAACTTTTATTATTTGGACTTGTTTGGAAGATTAGATGAAGATCTATTAGACCGCTTTATTGGAACAATAGAAGAGTTTCCCCAATGGATTCAGCTGTCGCTTATTGAAGCAATGGGGGATAGTGGAGAATACAAGTATTTGCCCGCAATTGAATCTTTCATAGACTCTAAAGACACAGAATTTCGAATTCGTGCTCTTAAATCTCTTGTTAAGTACGGGTACGTTACAAATGCGAACAAAATCAAACCCTCTTTGCACGCATCAAGCTGGCAAGAGAGAATGATGGCTGCTAGATTGGTAAAGCCATTAAAGGATAGTCGCTTCTTAGATGATCTGTTAATCCTTCTTACTGATGAAAACTGGTGGGTTAGAACTACTGCTGCTGAGTCTATTATTGTGCAGCAGAACGGCCAGGCAATCTTAGAAGATGTTGCCGCTACTCATGTCGATCGGTTTGCGCGTGATGCAGCGAAGGAATGGCTGCTTAGAAAGGGGAGAAACAGTGTCTATCGCTAG
- a CDS encoding GGDEF domain-containing response regulator, which produces MEKYKKKFVSNMKEKYDEMIAENESITEMELYKFLHTFKGTAGTVGYNVSADKAEELLMKMDLESERTLTNEETTQLLNSVMEEILEAAVENKGKDEEANVQKMIMLINQNPMTLIERKAQLEKEGYIVFAAMDLKKAQTALYDMHPDCIIVDYLLIKTDKSGIAKEVREKAELQFTPFIMTDTENSISNRIDGYRFGADDFFDVDITLEEYLLRVNGKISKRKNIVHSVLTDELTGAYNRKFLDSQLNYMRYDLVRNGEKASLAIFDIDHFKSINDRFGHLIGDQVLRKLSQFIMDEKRRTDTLIRYGGEEFVLILPDTTSIQADKFLQRLLSGFRSKVFRVKEERFSVTFSGGIVDIDGSSSNKKLLNQADEALYRAKANGRNQMVIYESDLTNTKPIKTIRIAVVDDDEIIRTLLTSQLQQLQPEGNYEVEVKSYREGESFFEDSWHKAGSSCLVLLDGIMPRMDGIEVLRKLRKESSQSKYTVMMLTGRKAEKDIVKALELGADDYITKPFSMGELEARIRRLIQKML; this is translated from the coding sequence TTGGAGAAATATAAAAAGAAGTTTGTTTCTAATATGAAAGAAAAATATGACGAGATGATAGCAGAAAATGAGAGTATAACAGAGATGGAATTATATAAGTTTTTACATACGTTTAAAGGTACTGCTGGGACAGTTGGATATAACGTATCCGCTGATAAAGCGGAAGAGTTGCTGATGAAGATGGATTTAGAAAGCGAAAGAACCCTAACAAATGAAGAAACAACTCAATTACTAAATAGTGTGATGGAGGAAATTCTCGAAGCGGCTGTTGAGAACAAAGGTAAGGATGAAGAAGCAAATGTTCAGAAGATGATTATGCTTATCAATCAAAATCCGATGACGTTAATTGAGCGGAAAGCTCAGCTCGAGAAGGAAGGATATATCGTTTTTGCAGCGATGGACCTTAAAAAGGCGCAAACGGCATTATATGATATGCATCCTGATTGTATTATCGTAGATTATCTTTTAATCAAAACAGATAAATCAGGTATAGCCAAAGAAGTTAGAGAAAAAGCAGAGCTACAGTTTACTCCGTTTATTATGACAGATACAGAAAATTCGATTTCTAATCGTATCGACGGTTATCGATTTGGAGCAGATGACTTTTTTGATGTAGATATAACCTTAGAGGAATATTTATTAAGGGTAAATGGGAAAATTTCCAAAAGAAAAAACATTGTTCATTCTGTATTAACAGACGAATTGACGGGTGCATACAATCGGAAATTTCTTGATAGCCAACTGAATTATATGCGCTATGACCTTGTCCGTAATGGAGAAAAAGCTTCATTAGCCATTTTTGATATAGACCATTTTAAATCTATTAACGACCGTTTCGGTCACTTAATTGGGGATCAGGTGCTAAGAAAGTTATCACAATTTATTATGGATGAAAAAAGACGTACTGATACATTGATTCGATACGGTGGTGAAGAATTTGTCTTGATTTTACCTGATACAACATCTATTCAGGCTGATAAATTTCTCCAACGTTTATTAAGCGGATTTCGTTCAAAAGTATTTCGGGTTAAAGAAGAGAGATTCTCTGTTACATTCTCTGGCGGGATCGTTGACATTGATGGTTCTTCTTCCAACAAAAAGCTATTAAATCAAGCGGATGAAGCGCTGTATCGTGCAAAGGCAAACGGGCGAAATCAAATGGTTATTTATGAAAGTGATTTAACTAATACAAAGCCTATTAAGACGATTCGAATTGCTGTTGTTGATGATGACGAGATCATCAGAACATTACTCACTTCTCAACTTCAACAGCTTCAACCAGAAGGAAATTATGAGGTTGAAGTGAAAAGCTATCGTGAAGGAGAAAGTTTCTTTGAAGATAGCTGGCACAAAGCCGGTTCTTCTTGTCTTGTTCTACTTGATGGCATTATGCCAAGAATGGATGGGATTGAGGTATTGCGCAAGTTACGTAAGGAGAGTAGTCAAAGCAAATACACTGTTATGATGCTGACAGGTCGTAAAGCAGAAAAAGATATAGTTAAAGCTTTAGAGCTTGGCGCCGATGATTATATTACAAAGCCATTTAGCATGGGCGAATTAGAAGCTAGAATTAGAAGGTTAATTCAAAAAATGCTTTAA
- a CDS encoding MarR family winged helix-turn-helix transcriptional regulator: MISTSDIFHSLHQQVRHITKEVNELLKEYNLYSSQWTILYCLDQFGPMKQTDIWKYLNVEAPTTTRTLVRMEQNNWINRMEGSDKRERIVSLTHEAEGLLPTIKDSIKEMEESLLQHLSTEEQIHFYHLLNKIGQQKGEKTHV, from the coding sequence ATGATTTCAACAAGCGATATTTTCCATTCGTTACATCAACAAGTGCGACACATCACAAAAGAAGTAAACGAGCTATTGAAAGAGTATAACTTATATAGTTCACAATGGACGATTCTCTATTGTCTTGATCAATTCGGTCCTATGAAACAGACAGATATCTGGAAATACTTAAATGTTGAAGCGCCAACTACCACTCGTACTCTTGTTCGAATGGAACAAAATAACTGGATTAATCGAATGGAAGGTTCCGATAAGCGTGAACGCATTGTTAGTCTTACTCATGAGGCAGAAGGGCTTTTGCCTACCATAAAAGATTCTATTAAAGAGATGGAAGAATCCCTCCTTCAACACCTATCAACTGAAGAGCAGATTCACTTTTATCATCTTTTAAACAAAATAGGGCAACAGAAAGGAGAGAAAACACATGTCTAA
- a CDS encoding MFS transporter, whose protein sequence is MSNKQPIWTKSFLNISTSNLFIFIVFYALLTLLPIYVTEELGGSESQAGLIITIFLLSAIIVRPFSGKLIDRFGKKKMLVTSASLFAAASFIYPLVDNYYALLLLRFFHGVWFSIVTTAAGAIAADTIPRERRGEGLGYFAMSMNLAVVTGPFLALTLLQYVSYITIFLVLSTIMVIGVLCTLGVKAIENTEPIPKKKLSFDDLFEIKSFPIAIVGLFVAFSYASVISFISLYAKSIGLLEAAGFFFAVFAVAMLVSRPFTGRMFDLRGPNTVILPAFILFALGLVTLSFTTQAWMLLLAGAFIGLGYGSIVPSFQTLAIQAAPESRSAHATATFFTFFDTGIATGSFVLGIIVTSLGYANLYMILGLFVIGILFFYQWIQKQKSSRKQLQSQINY, encoded by the coding sequence ATGTCTAATAAACAACCCATTTGGACAAAAAGCTTTTTAAATATCTCAACTAGTAATCTATTTATCTTCATTGTTTTCTATGCACTTCTAACCTTACTCCCTATATACGTTACAGAGGAACTTGGCGGAAGCGAATCTCAAGCAGGTCTTATTATTACGATTTTCTTACTATCTGCTATTATTGTTCGCCCTTTCTCTGGAAAATTAATTGATCGGTTTGGCAAAAAGAAAATGCTCGTAACGAGTGCTTCTCTATTTGCTGCGGCTTCTTTTATCTATCCATTAGTAGACAACTACTATGCTTTACTCTTACTACGATTCTTTCACGGTGTATGGTTTAGTATTGTTACCACGGCAGCCGGAGCAATTGCTGCAGACACAATTCCAAGAGAACGACGTGGAGAAGGTTTAGGTTATTTCGCAATGTCTATGAACCTTGCAGTTGTTACAGGTCCCTTCCTGGCCCTAACGCTTCTTCAATATGTTTCATATATAACAATTTTCCTTGTATTAAGTACCATAATGGTGATAGGGGTTCTTTGCACACTAGGCGTAAAAGCCATAGAAAATACCGAACCTATACCTAAGAAAAAATTGTCATTTGATGACCTTTTCGAAATAAAATCATTCCCAATTGCAATCGTTGGACTCTTTGTTGCTTTCTCTTATGCAAGCGTCATTTCATTTATCTCTCTATACGCGAAATCAATCGGTCTTCTTGAAGCTGCGGGATTCTTCTTCGCAGTATTCGCTGTAGCTATGCTTGTCTCACGACCATTCACTGGCAGGATGTTTGATTTGAGAGGACCTAATACTGTTATTCTGCCTGCATTTATTTTGTTTGCTCTTGGTCTCGTAACTCTTAGCTTTACAACACAAGCATGGATGTTACTTCTTGCAGGGGCATTTATCGGGTTAGGATACGGTTCGATTGTACCAAGCTTCCAAACACTTGCTATCCAAGCAGCTCCCGAATCAAGAAGCGCGCATGCAACGGCAACTTTTTTCACCTTTTTCGATACTGGAATCGCAACGGGGTCATTCGTACTCGGCATCATTGTGACTTCTCTCGGTTATGCTAATCTCTACATGATTCTAGGGCTCTTTGTGATTGGTATTCTTTTCTTCTATCAATGGATTCAGAAACAAAAAAGCTCGAGAAAACAACTTCAATCACAAATTAATTACTAA
- a CDS encoding alanine/glycine:cation symporter family protein — protein sequence MQVIEAINAVLWGPIMISLLLGTGLFFTIRLGFIQFTGLKEGFRQTFGPLFSKKKQKGISPYQALSTAIAAQVGTGNLAGVATAIAAGGPGAIFWMWISSFLGMATIFAEAVLAQKFRVKENGVVKGGPAYYIRDGLGSKKLAAFFAIAIICALGFVGNMVQSNSIAEAFQTAFQIPPLAIGIGVAILISLILFGGINRIARFAGNVVPIMALLYIIGALIILVLHFDQVLPALSLIVESAFTPESAGGGVLGASIKEAIRYGVARGLFSNEAGMGSTPHAHAVAEVKHPAQQGFVAMVGVLIDTVIICTVTALVILVTDGASSNLTGIELTQASFTSGLGGFGVYFIAFSLLFFSFTTILGWAYFGETNVNYLFGQKSVPYYRGAVLVFIVLGTVLNVPFVWQLADTFNAFMVLPNVIALIALSSVVKKSYKELSQ from the coding sequence GTGCAAGTAATAGAAGCAATTAACGCGGTTCTTTGGGGACCCATAATGATTTCCCTCCTCCTTGGAACTGGGTTGTTTTTCACGATACGTCTTGGATTTATCCAGTTTACAGGCTTAAAAGAAGGATTTCGCCAAACATTTGGGCCCCTGTTTTCAAAAAAGAAACAAAAAGGTATTTCGCCTTACCAGGCTCTCTCAACAGCCATTGCGGCTCAAGTAGGGACTGGGAATTTAGCTGGAGTAGCCACTGCTATTGCAGCAGGGGGACCAGGAGCTATTTTTTGGATGTGGATCTCTTCCTTTCTTGGTATGGCGACGATCTTTGCTGAAGCTGTTCTAGCTCAGAAATTTCGCGTAAAAGAAAATGGGGTCGTAAAAGGTGGACCCGCTTACTATATTCGCGACGGTCTAGGTAGTAAAAAATTAGCCGCCTTCTTTGCGATTGCGATCATTTGTGCGCTTGGTTTTGTTGGGAATATGGTGCAATCTAATTCAATAGCCGAGGCTTTTCAAACCGCATTTCAAATTCCACCGCTTGCGATCGGCATAGGTGTAGCGATTTTAATTAGTTTAATACTATTCGGTGGTATCAATCGAATTGCTCGATTTGCAGGCAATGTCGTTCCGATTATGGCGTTACTCTACATTATCGGAGCTCTTATCATTCTTGTCTTACATTTCGATCAAGTACTTCCAGCACTATCACTTATCGTTGAATCGGCATTCACTCCAGAATCAGCTGGAGGCGGGGTACTTGGCGCTTCCATCAAAGAAGCCATTCGTTATGGAGTTGCAAGAGGTTTATTTTCAAATGAAGCCGGTATGGGATCAACGCCACACGCTCATGCTGTAGCGGAAGTGAAACACCCTGCCCAACAAGGATTTGTAGCCATGGTAGGTGTTCTCATCGATACCGTGATTATTTGTACCGTTACAGCACTCGTGATTCTTGTAACGGACGGGGCAAGTTCTAACCTTACTGGAATTGAATTAACCCAGGCTAGTTTCACGAGTGGACTCGGTGGCTTTGGCGTTTACTTTATTGCATTTAGTCTTTTGTTCTTTAGTTTCACAACAATTTTAGGCTGGGCTTACTTTGGCGAAACAAATGTAAATTATTTATTTGGACAAAAAAGCGTCCCTTACTATCGTGGTGCTGTTCTTGTTTTCATCGTCCTAGGAACTGTTTTAAATGTGCCGTTCGTATGGCAGCTTGCCGATACATTTAATGCATTCATGGTGTTGCCCAACGTCATTGCCCTGATCGCTTTAAGTAGCGTCGTAAAAAAATCATATAAAGAGCTTTCTCAATAA
- a CDS encoding histidine phosphatase family protein, translating to MRKRNIFFYLHPLDTIAIMKVRICVGESEQVVTNKSINKATKQSHTRIYLVRHGESEWNAAGDLYCGRTDIGLSTEGATQAKNAGDFLSSVSFDRAYASPLIRARHTAELILGERDLPIQIDERIYEGDFGEWEGRSKAEFIKEDPDSWDNWMANPWETRAGRTGETAREMYERASSFFKEISEKHSGETVLVVAHNNTIRFFLAGVLGMPFANYRRIFQDNTGINILDVAGDEIVIRSLNINSHLSADR from the coding sequence ATGAGAAAAAGAAACATTTTCTTCTACTTGCATCCTCTCGATACGATAGCCATAATGAAGGTTAGAATTTGTGTAGGAGAGAGTGAACAAGTAGTGACCAATAAGAGTATAAATAAAGCAACGAAACAAAGTCATACGCGTATTTATCTTGTACGACATGGTGAAAGTGAATGGAATGCAGCAGGAGATCTTTATTGTGGACGAACAGATATTGGACTTTCTACGGAGGGAGCCACTCAAGCGAAGAATGCAGGCGACTTTCTAAGTTCGGTTTCGTTTGATCGAGCTTATGCTTCTCCATTAATACGTGCACGTCATACAGCTGAACTCATTTTAGGAGAACGAGATTTGCCGATTCAAATAGATGAACGGATCTATGAAGGTGATTTTGGAGAGTGGGAAGGTCGATCGAAAGCGGAGTTTATTAAAGAAGATCCTGACTCATGGGATAATTGGATGGCTAACCCATGGGAAACAAGAGCGGGGCGAACGGGTGAAACGGCTCGTGAAATGTATGAAAGAGCGTCATCTTTTTTTAAGGAAATAAGTGAAAAGCATTCCGGTGAAACGGTGCTCGTTGTTGCGCACAACAACACGATTCGTTTCTTTCTAGCAGGAGTACTTGGGATGCCTTTTGCCAACTATCGTCGCATCTTTCAAGATAATACAGGAATAAATATCCTTGATGTGGCTGGCGATGAAATCGTGATCCGCAGTCTGAATATCAACTCTCATCTAAGTGCAGATAGATAG
- a CDS encoding CoA-disulfide reductase: MKVAVVGCTHAGTAAVTNIATRYPEADITVYERNDNVSFLSCGIALYVGGVVKDPKGLFYSSPEKLEEMGVTMKMKHEVLDIDSINNRIRVKNLNTKEVFEDDYDKLVMATGSWPIIPPIEGIQLNNILLSKNYTQANTIIERAKEAKRVTVIGAGYIGVELVEAFQKYGKEVTLIDGEDRILSKYLDPEFTDIIEEDFKTRGIRLALNETVTRFEGEEHVSKVVTTRGEYEADLVILSVGFRPNTDLLKGQVEMMPNGAIIVDEYMRTSKENIFAAGDSCAIQYNPTGENAYIPLATNAVRMGTLVGQNIMKPTIRYMGTQGTSGLHLFDHSMASTGLTEKAAISVGKHVRTITIKENNRPEFMPDYEVITLKVVYEEDTRRILGAQVISKADVTQSINTLSVCIQNKMTIDELGYIDFFFQPHFNKPWNFLNQAGLQATL, from the coding sequence ATGAAAGTAGCAGTTGTTGGATGTACACATGCCGGAACGGCGGCAGTTACGAATATAGCAACACGTTATCCTGAAGCAGATATTACGGTTTATGAGCGTAATGATAATGTCTCTTTCTTATCTTGCGGAATTGCTCTTTATGTTGGAGGAGTTGTAAAAGATCCAAAAGGTTTATTCTATTCATCTCCTGAGAAGTTAGAAGAGATGGGTGTCACAATGAAAATGAAGCATGAAGTATTAGATATTGATTCTATAAACAATCGCATTCGCGTTAAGAATTTGAATACAAAAGAAGTGTTTGAGGATGATTACGATAAGCTTGTGATGGCGACAGGATCATGGCCGATTATTCCGCCTATTGAAGGAATTCAACTTAATAATATCCTTTTATCAAAAAACTATACTCAAGCTAATACAATTATCGAACGAGCAAAGGAAGCTAAGCGCGTAACCGTTATTGGGGCAGGCTATATTGGAGTTGAGTTAGTAGAGGCTTTTCAGAAATATGGAAAAGAAGTAACCTTAATTGATGGAGAAGACCGTATCTTAAGTAAGTATCTTGATCCAGAGTTTACAGATATAATTGAAGAGGACTTCAAGACTCGGGGCATTCGTCTTGCGCTTAACGAAACAGTGACTCGTTTTGAAGGAGAGGAACACGTCTCGAAAGTTGTGACAACCCGTGGAGAATATGAAGCAGATCTCGTTATTCTTTCTGTAGGCTTTCGTCCAAATACAGATCTTCTTAAAGGTCAGGTAGAGATGATGCCAAACGGGGCCATTATTGTAGATGAATATATGAGAACGAGTAAGGAAAATATTTTTGCTGCTGGCGATAGCTGTGCTATACAATATAATCCAACTGGTGAAAATGCGTATATACCTTTAGCCACAAATGCTGTGCGTATGGGTACCCTCGTTGGGCAGAACATTATGAAACCAACGATCAGATATATGGGCACTCAGGGGACATCTGGTTTACACCTTTTTGATCATAGTATGGCTTCTACTGGTTTAACTGAGAAGGCAGCTATTAGTGTGGGTAAGCATGTGAGAACAATCACAATAAAAGAAAACAATCGTCCAGAGTTTATGCCAGATTATGAAGTGATTACACTGAAGGTGGTTTATGAAGAGGATACGAGGAGAATTCTTGGTGCTCAAGTCATCTCTAAAGCAGACGTAACGCAATCAATTAATACACTATCTGTTTGTATTCAAAACAAAATGACTATAGATGAATTAGGATACATCGATTTCTTTTTCCAACCACATTTTAATAAACCGTGGAACTTTCTAAATCAGGCTGGTTTACAGGCCACTTTATAG
- a CDS encoding LLM class flavin-dependent oxidoreductase has translation MVTLSILDQVPIPSGSDAYKTLEHTRELARTAEALGYYRYWFAEHHSTKGLASTSPEIMMSHIAASTSNIKVGSGGVLLPQYSPFKVAENFRQLEALHPGRVDLGVGRSPGGTAKTRLALTDGINKSLNEFPRQLEELSHYLTDSMPRGHEFAGIKAAPQTDSPPSLWLLGMGENSAKKAAELGIGYVFGHFIKPDRGKNALQTYYQQFQPTYYSPSPSAIIALFVVCGETDEEAEELALSQDLWLLRVEKGLDSRVPSIDEAKQHRYTVTEEERVKNNRKRMIIGSRETVKKKIDELAEHYQTEEFMVLTNIHDYDERRKSYERLAHIYL, from the coding sequence ATGGTTACATTAAGCATTCTTGATCAAGTCCCTATACCTTCAGGGAGTGATGCCTATAAAACACTTGAGCATACGCGTGAACTCGCACGTACTGCAGAAGCTCTTGGTTACTACCGATACTGGTTTGCAGAACACCATAGTACAAAAGGACTTGCCAGCACCTCTCCAGAGATTATGATGTCTCACATCGCAGCCTCAACCTCTAATATCAAGGTAGGCTCTGGTGGTGTCCTGCTTCCACAATATAGTCCATTCAAAGTGGCAGAGAATTTCCGACAACTAGAAGCTCTTCATCCAGGACGTGTAGACCTTGGAGTCGGCCGTTCACCCGGTGGTACAGCAAAAACACGATTAGCTTTAACAGATGGCATTAATAAAAGCTTGAATGAATTCCCACGTCAATTAGAAGAGCTCTCCCACTACTTGACTGACTCTATGCCGAGAGGACACGAGTTTGCCGGCATAAAAGCAGCTCCTCAAACCGACTCACCCCCTTCTCTTTGGCTATTAGGCATGGGTGAGAATAGTGCTAAAAAAGCAGCAGAATTGGGCATTGGCTATGTCTTTGGGCATTTTATTAAACCTGATCGAGGGAAGAACGCTCTCCAAACTTACTATCAACAGTTCCAACCTACTTATTATAGTCCTTCTCCCTCAGCTATTATTGCCTTATTTGTCGTATGTGGAGAAACTGACGAAGAGGCGGAAGAACTTGCTTTAAGTCAGGATCTCTGGCTTCTGCGAGTAGAAAAAGGTCTTGATAGTCGAGTGCCATCCATTGACGAAGCTAAACAGCACCGTTATACCGTAACGGAAGAAGAACGAGTAAAAAATAATCGAAAACGAATGATAATAGGATCTAGAGAAACAGTGAAGAAGAAAATCGACGAATTAGCCGAACACTATCAAACTGAAGAATTCATGGTCCTCACAAACATACATGATTATGATGAGCGAAGAAAATCATATGAGCGTCTTGCACATATTTATTTATAA